In Pseudomonas sp. PDNC002, the DNA window GGAGCACGATCATGAGTGGCTATAACGCAGTTTTGGCAAGAAATACCGATGATGCGCCGAAGAACCTCGGCCCCTATTCACAGACCGTGGCGTTCTCGCACTACAACCATCTATCGGCGCAACTGCCGGTGGATCCGTCGACTGGAAAACTGGTGGCAGGCGGCGCCAAGGAGCAGGCCGAGCAGTGCTTCAGGAACATCAAAGCGGTGGTCCAGAGCATCGACCATGTCATGGACGATGTCGTCCGGGTTTCCATTTTCCTCAAGGACATCGCCGATGCCGATGCGGTGCGCCGTGTGTATGCCGCGTACTTCCCCAGCTATCTGCCCGTCCTGACTACCGTCGCCGTGGCCGCGCTGCCGCTGGGCGCCCTGGTGCAGGTCGAAGCGCTGGTGTCCAACGGTGAGGGCACGATTCCCGGCGCGCCGCAGGCGGGTGACCTGATCAAGGTCGCCAAGAATACCGAACGCGCACCCGTCAGCCCGCTGTCCAGCCAGAGCGTGGCGTTCTCGCACTACAACAACCTGTCGGCCCAACTGCCCATCGACCCGGCCACCGGCAAGCTGGTTGCCGGCGGTGTGAAGGAACAGGCTGCGCAGTGCCTGAAGAACATCAAGGCGATCCTGGAGAGCATCGACGTTCCGTTCGACGACATCGTCAAGATCACTCTCTTCGTCAGGAAGCTTGCGGACGTCGCGGCGGTAAACGAGGTCTACACGACCTTCTTCCCCGATTCGGCCATCGCCAGGACCGTGGCCTATGTTCCCGCACGCACCACGGTCGAAGTGTCGGCGCTGCCCCTGGATGCGCTGGTGCAGATCGAGGCGGTCGTATCCCATGGTGACGGCACGCCGCCGCAATTGGTCGAGGACCGTCACGGCATCGTCATCAAGGCCAATAACACCAGCGCCGCGCCGAGGAATCCGCTGTCGACGCAAACCGTGGCGTTCTCTCACTACAATCATCTCTCCGCTCAGTTGCCCCTGGACCCGACGACGGGGAAAGTGGTGGGCGGTGGCGTAAAAGAGCAGGCCGGGCAGTGCCTGGAAAACATCAAGGCCATCGTGGAAAGCATCGATCACGCGCTGGCTGACGTGGTGAAGGTGAACATCTACCTGAAGAACATCGACGATGTCGGCGCGGTCGACGAGATCTACGCGACGTTCTTCCCCGGTGGCGCTCCGGCACGCAGGACGGTCGGTGTCTCCGCGTTGCCGGAAGGCGCGCTGGTGCAGATCGAAGCGGTCGTCGCCAATGCGGAAGGGACGCCGCCCTCGAAATAGGGAGCGTCTGTCACGCTGCGCATTGGCGGTGTCGATTTCGACGGTGCGCAGTGTGGCCCGAGCCAATGAAAAAGGAAGCCGGTGGTAGTGCGGCTTCCTTTTTTCATGCCCTTCGAACCAGGGCGCGGGGCGTGTTCGGCACGCAAACGCAGGCAGTGGCCGGCCTTCAGTGAATCGTAGGGAAACGCTCTTTCACCAGGGCTTGCGCCTGATAGGCCATCTGGTCGAGCAGGCGGTCGCGTTTCTTCTCGGCCTCGCTCATGGCCTTCCTGCCGTTCTGTTTCACCAGGTAGGCGTGAATCTGCCGCACTTCCTTGGACTGGTAGATCGGGGACAGGTCCTGCACCGCCACCATGCCGTCCGAGCGGTGGTCACGGGTGTTCAGCAGCACGTGCGGGCCCTGCGCTGCCAGTAGCTGGAACCCCATCGCTTCGAAGATCGGCGCCTTGCTCGCCGCGCAGGCCAGCTCGACGTGAGGCCGATGCGCGATCACCTGCCGCAACAAGGCGCGGGCGATTCCGCGACGGCGATGGCTGGCCTGGACGGCCAGGTAGGCCAGCGTGCAGGCCTCGGCATCGTCCTGGCTCCGCAGGTAGAGGGCGAAACCCAGCACCTGGGAGGGATCTTCATCATCGAGGGCGAGGATCAATCGCGCGGTGCTGTCCAGCTCGCTGCTCATGGCCTGCAGGTACAGGTGCACCTCGTAGCCGATCACATACTGGTACAGCTGGAAGAGCGGATTGCTGGGCGTCAGCGGCACCGGGCTGACGTCGCTGAAGTAGTCCACCACCATCTGCAGAACCTGACTCTTCAGGGATTCGGGTGGCGATGTGTCCAGGTTTACAAGGGTGAACATCTGAAGCTGGCTCCGGGCGTGCCCGATTGAGGAAATCGGCGCTGGGGCGGCATTGTAACGCTCGCGGGCATCGAAGGTTCTCGCCGCGTCTCCTTGGACGTGCCGGGCCGGCGCGACGGAGCTTTTGCGGGGCAGGGGAATGAAGTGTTCGTCGTTGTTCGCTATCGCCCGAAACAGACGGCCTGCGCGTCGCCAGAGCCGCTCCCGCACTCGGCCGGATGCGGCCGCAGCGGTTGACCATCGATCCCATCGACACTAGATTCCTACGCTTCCTACACCACGGTGCGCTGCACCGTGGCGAAAACAACGGCAAAGGAATGTCCCGTTATGTTCAAGTCCCTCAGGCCCTGGCTGCCTGCCGTGCTGCTTTGCAGCCCTCTTGCCGCGCACGCGGATTCCGTTCCCTACGGCGACTTCTGGTTGATTCACCAGCAGGGCAGCCTCTACAAGAACGAAGTCTTCATCATCGATGGCGACCCCGCCAACATCTACGACCGCAAGAACGGCGTGCGCTCGCTGGGCGTCTATCGGCTCTACGAGGAAGGCGCCAAGCCGACTTTCACCGCCTATGACGTCGAGGTCGATTGCGCGAAGAACCGCGTGCGCCTCAACGGCGCGCAGAACTACGACAAGTTCTACAACGACATCCGCCCGATGAAGGTCTCCAAGGAGTGGCAGAAGAAGCCCGAGGCCTGGATCGCGCAGAGCCGCGACTTCCTCTGCAAGCCGGACGCGCACGTGGAGCAGAAGATGTATCCGCTGGGCAAGATGCCTGCCTCGCAGATGGTCTCGGCCGCACCCGGCCTGTTCCAGCTGAGAAACCGCGACCATGCCAAGGCGATGATCCTGCAGATGGTCGACAAGGGCTTCGAGCAGATGCCCGCCAAGAACGTACCCGCCAAGGAGGGCGTGCAATGAAAGGACTACTCGCACTCGGGATGATCGCCATCCTGCTCGGCGGCTGTTCCGCCATTCCCACCCTGCCCGAGGCGCAGGCGCGCAGCTACTGGAAGGGTCGCCCGGCGGGCGATGCGATCGACCACTTCGGCGCACCCAGCGATATCGGCCTGGCGCCGGAGAACGACTGGGTCGTGCTGATCTATCGCCGCGACACGTCGTACGTCTCGCGCGAAGCACTCGGCACCTACACCGGTCCGCAGAACGGCCAGCTCGTGCATACCGAGTACTGGGGCGACGTGGTCCATTCGGCCAGCTGTGAAATCCGTGTCGCGATCAACCGCGCCAGGCAAGTGGACTACCTGCTGACCCGCGGCAACTGCGGCGGCATAGCGCTGAGGCCGGAAGCCTGATTGCGCTCGCCGTCGCCATGAGGCACGGCACTCCTCAATGAGTTGACCTTCAACGCCAAGCCGTGACTCTTCGCAGGTCGGCATCCAGGATGCCGGCCGGCGAAGCGTCGAGTCGTGGCGAGTCCGGCCTGTCAGCGGCCGGCAACCTCTGTTCCAGGCCGATCAGCCACCACGTGGCGGGCATCCCGACGAACCGCCTGCGGAGGAACGCCGAAGCCACGGATGAATGCTTCGCGCATGTGGCGGCGATCGCGGAAGCCGGTTTCCCTGGCGACGACATCGAGGGAATGACGGCTCTGCTCGATCATCAATCGCGCGGCTTCCAGGCGCAGGCCTTCGATAGCCTTGGCCGGCGATTGCCCGGTTTCGGCGGTGAACACGCGGGTGAACTGGCGCGGGCTCAGGTGGGCAATGCTGGCCAGCTCCTCGACGCCCAGCGGACGACTCAGGTGCTGGCGCGCGTAGTTCAGCGCGCTCTGGATGCGGTCGGATTTGGGGGCCAGGTCGAGCATTTCCGAGTGCTGGGACTGGCCGCCGGAGCGGTGCTGGTGCATCACCAGCTTGTGCGCCACCGAGCGGGCTACGTCCGCGCCCAAGTCCTTTTCCACCATGCCGACGGCGAGGTCGAGCCCGGCGGTCATGCCCGCCGAGGTCCAGAAAGGACCGTCAACGATGTAGATGCGGTCGTCCTCGACGGTGATCTCCGGATGGCGCTTCTGCAGGGCCTGGGCATAGGCCCAGTGGGTTGTCGCGCGGCGTCCGGCCAGCAGGCCCGCTTCGGCGAGGATGAAGCCACCGGTACAGACGCCGACGGTACGCCGCGCCTGTCTGCCGGCCAGGCGCACGAACTCCAGCACGGCCGAGGGAGTCTCGCTCGCCACGGGATCGTTGACGCCAACCACTATCCAGGTATCGGCCAGCCCTGGGGCCTGCAGTGGGCGGGTTTCCAGGGCGAGCCCCAGCGACGAGCGCACCAGGCCACCCGCCGGCGAGAAGTTTTCGATGCTGTAAAAGGGCTCGCCGGCGACCAGGTTGGCGAACTCGAAGACAGCCTGGTTCGCCAGGGAAAGTACCTGGAAACCGTCGGTGAGCAGGTAGCCGATGCGGTGCATGATGGTCTCTCGTATGTCCTGAATTACTACCATATACGTCATTTGAGATATGGCCAAGCCGCCGCATCCTGTTCTCCAGTTCCCCCACAACCCTGGAGACTCGACATGACTCAATCCCATCCCGGCACCGCTCTGATCACCGGTGCTTCGTCAGGTATCGGTGCCATCTATGCCGAGCGCCTGGCGCGTCGCGGCCATGACCTGATCCTCGTCGCCCGCAATCGTGAACGCCTGAATGCGCTGGCCAAACGTGTGAGCGACGACACCGGCCGCTCCATCGAAGTTGTCGTCGCCGACCTGGGCGAGCGCGCCGACCTGGCGCGCGTGGAGGATCTGCTGCGGACGGACGCCAGTATTTCCGTGCTGGTGAACAACGCTGGCGTCGGAGCGACCCGCCCGCTACTGGAGTCGAACATCGACCAGTTGGAGGAACTGCTGACGCTCAACGTGAACGCGCTGACGCGGCTGACCTACGCGGCCGTTCCGGGCTTCGTTGCCCGTGGCGGCGGCACGCTGATCAACATCGCATCGATCGTCGCCATCGCCCCGGAGGTGCTCAACGGTGTGTACGGCGGCTCCAAGGCATTCGTGCTGGCCTTCAGCCAATCGTTGCGCCATGAGCTTGCGGAACAGAACGTCAGAGTCCAGGTGGTGCTGCCCGGCGCGACGGCCACCGACTTCTGGGGCGTGGCCGGTACCCCGCTGGAGCATCTGCCGGAGGCTATCGTGATGAAGGCCGAGGACATGGTGGACGCGGCGTTGTCCGGGCTCGACCAGGGCGAGTTCGTGACCATTCCGGCGCTTCCGGAGATTGCCGACCTGAACGACTATGAGGCGGCGCGTCAGAAGCTGATGCCCAATCTGTCACGGAGTGCGCCTGCCACACGCTATCGCGGCTGATGTCGCGGTGGCGGGGGCGGAGCGCGCAGTCAAGGCTCCAGCACGATGCCGCCCCCAGGCGCGGCATCACCTGCGCCCGTCGCCGCGCGCTCGAGCAGGTAACGTGCGGGCGGCTTGCCC includes these proteins:
- a CDS encoding Rid family detoxifying hydrolase, with the protein product MSGYNAVLARNTDDAPKNLGPYSQTVAFSHYNHLSAQLPVDPSTGKLVAGGAKEQAEQCFRNIKAVVQSIDHVMDDVVRVSIFLKDIADADAVRRVYAAYFPSYLPVLTTVAVAALPLGALVQVEALVSNGEGTIPGAPQAGDLIKVAKNTERAPVSPLSSQSVAFSHYNNLSAQLPIDPATGKLVAGGVKEQAAQCLKNIKAILESIDVPFDDIVKITLFVRKLADVAAVNEVYTTFFPDSAIARTVAYVPARTTVEVSALPLDALVQIEAVVSHGDGTPPQLVEDRHGIVIKANNTSAAPRNPLSTQTVAFSHYNHLSAQLPLDPTTGKVVGGGVKEQAGQCLENIKAIVESIDHALADVVKVNIYLKNIDDVGAVDEIYATFFPGGAPARRTVGVSALPEGALVQIEAVVANAEGTPPSK
- a CDS encoding GNAT family N-acetyltransferase — encoded protein: MFTLVNLDTSPPESLKSQVLQMVVDYFSDVSPVPLTPSNPLFQLYQYVIGYEVHLYLQAMSSELDSTARLILALDDEDPSQVLGFALYLRSQDDAEACTLAYLAVQASHRRRGIARALLRQVIAHRPHVELACAASKAPIFEAMGFQLLAAQGPHVLLNTRDHRSDGMVAVQDLSPIYQSKEVRQIHAYLVKQNGRKAMSEAEKKRDRLLDQMAYQAQALVKERFPTIH
- a CDS encoding GlxA family transcriptional regulator encodes the protein MHRIGYLLTDGFQVLSLANQAVFEFANLVAGEPFYSIENFSPAGGLVRSSLGLALETRPLQAPGLADTWIVVGVNDPVASETPSAVLEFVRLAGRQARRTVGVCTGGFILAEAGLLAGRRATTHWAYAQALQKRHPEITVEDDRIYIVDGPFWTSAGMTAGLDLAVGMVEKDLGADVARSVAHKLVMHQHRSGGQSQHSEMLDLAPKSDRIQSALNYARQHLSRPLGVEELASIAHLSPRQFTRVFTAETGQSPAKAIEGLRLEAARLMIEQSRHSLDVVARETGFRDRRHMREAFIRGFGVPPQAVRRDARHVVADRPGTEVAGR
- a CDS encoding SDR family oxidoreductase — encoded protein: MTQSHPGTALITGASSGIGAIYAERLARRGHDLILVARNRERLNALAKRVSDDTGRSIEVVVADLGERADLARVEDLLRTDASISVLVNNAGVGATRPLLESNIDQLEELLTLNVNALTRLTYAAVPGFVARGGGTLINIASIVAIAPEVLNGVYGGSKAFVLAFSQSLRHELAEQNVRVQVVLPGATATDFWGVAGTPLEHLPEAIVMKAEDMVDAALSGLDQGEFVTIPALPEIADLNDYEAARQKLMPNLSRSAPATRYRG